A stretch of Argiope bruennichi chromosome 10, qqArgBrue1.1, whole genome shotgun sequence DNA encodes these proteins:
- the LOC129987804 gene encoding speckle-type POZ protein-like: MFSFSELAYEEICEKNYFSWSINNFSYCWQKTGEALISPSFTLNKTEETRWKLLLFPRGRVHDSSLTLCLQREKICHVVEKAELKYRIYFFTADGALMYASAINDSSDEISVERNVFSREKKDYFSGDILTLRCIFYFAEKSVEIRQQIVRSIIYVENLSFVWFIEKFSRLTTDDIKTFEIKSPANQVMTKINLFHTEAQYSEANLFTSICPIDQSMKYFTVKIFLIDSKKREVDIGAFDCWFDNGKYSTFPCKLKKSDLINHKNRYLPNDILTLRFELIISTGLAVEAVEKVVSDYTSLTTNEVTHSWQNSITQEKIFHNPCSLTSDLMSLYTEQSLCDMKLQTKTNTFPVHTSILGARSPVFKAMFSSEMKEKINGSADVSDLDDETVRRLLLYFYSDKLEDLNWNVAFQLYKAADKYSVISLKEKCSFFMKSNLHLENVCDALILSDLHQDKDLKVTAQQYILKNAKEILKSEEWKLLVDAYSKLAVETMSRNWIDD, encoded by the coding sequence ATGTTCTCTTTTTCGGAGTTGGCATATGAAGAAATCTgcgaaaaaaactatttttcatggTCTATAAATAACTTCAGTTATTGTTGGCAAAAGACAGGTGAAGCTCTTATCAGTCCGTCTTTCACTTTGAACAAGACTGAAGAAACCAGatggaaattattattgtttCCACGTGGACGTGTCCATGATAGCAGCTTAACTTTATGCCTGCAAAGAGAAAAAATCTGCCATGTTGTTGAAAAAGCCGAATTAAAATATCGTATTTACTTCTTCACAGCTGATGGCGCCCTAATGTATGCAAGTGCAATAAACGATTCATCCGATGAAATTAGCGTAGAAAGGAATGTATTTTCTAGAGagaaaaaggattatttttctggTGACATATTGACATTACGTTGCATATTTTACTTTGCAGAGAAATCAGTGGAAATCAGACAACAAATTGTCCGAAGTATCATTTATGTAGAAAACTTGTCTTTTGTGTGGTTTATAGAAAAATTCAGCCGTTTAACAACCGATGATATTAAAACCTTTGAAATTAAGTCTCCAGCCAATCAAGTTATgactaaaattaatctttttcataCTGAAGCACAGTATTCTGAAGCGAACCTTTTCACGAGCATCTGTCCTATTGACCAGAGCATGAAATATTTCActgtgaagatttttttaatagattctaAGAAACGTGAAGTGGATATAGGAGCATTTGATTGTTGGTTTGATAATGGGAAATATTCAACGTTTCCATGTAAGCTCAAGAAAAGTGACCTAATAAACCATAAAAATCGTTATTTGCCAAATGATATCTTAACCCTGCGATTTGAACTAATTATTTCTACTGGACTTGCTGTCGAAGCTGTTGAAAAAGTTGTTAGTGATTATACTTCATTAACTACGAATGAAGTAACTCATAGCTGGCAAAATAGCATTACTCaagaaaagatatttcataatCCATGCTCGTTAACATCTGATTTAATGTCATTATACACAGAGCAAAGCTTATGTGATATGAAACtccaaacaaaaacaaatacatttcctGTCCATACTTCAATTCTTGGTGCAAGGTCTCCAGTATTTAAAGCAATGTTTTCTAGCGAAATGAAGGAAAAGATAAATGGAAGCGCTGACGTCTCTGATTTAGACGATGAAACAGTTCGTCGCTTGCTCTTGTACTTTTACTCTGACAAGCTGGAAGATCTGAATTGGAATGTTGCTTTCCAATTGTACAAGGCCGCTGACAAGTATTCTGTGATTTCATTGAAAGAAAAGTGCTCTTTCTTTATGAAGAGCAATCTACATCTTGAGAACGTATGCGATGCTCTAATACTTTCAGATTTGCACCAGGACAAGGATCTGAAGGTAACTGCTcagcaatatattttgaaaaacgcgAAAGAGATATTGAAATCTGAAGAATGGAAACTTTTGGTGGATGCATATTCGAAATTAGCTGTAGAAACAATGAGTCGAAACTGGATTGATGATTAG